A stretch of Dama dama isolate Ldn47 chromosome 22, ASM3311817v1, whole genome shotgun sequence DNA encodes these proteins:
- the LOC133043922 gene encoding apolipoprotein L3-like, translating into MSSENFGNCSDIEIFFEEVVECLWDILSRKELLLLLNIFLERIKTEAGLSREEAEELHKYVDELKRALVEEDQERVPKEQLDRRRFLIKFPRVKRQLEEFVGKFHKLADEVDKVHKGCTISNLMAHSTGAVSSILTIVGLALAPVTAGASVALLATGIGLGAAAAVTQVSTTIIKHVKRSSAETEASHMMSSVVKKWKVLLEVLKSNPHIIDTTEKVTEAVQCIEMNIYAMETGKANPGSAANANIYMRPGRISGPAIQQIEGGFRATALTITKGVQIAGLATAGIFLLVDVGLLVKESKHLHDGAKTVAAESLRQRTWELERKLEELTQIYENLQEDLI; encoded by the exons ATGAGCTCAGAAAACTTCGGAAACTGCTCAG atattgagattttttttgagGAGGTTGTTGAATGTCTCTGGGACATACTGAGCAGAAAGGAACTGCTCCTCCTGCTGAATATATTCCTGGAGAGAATTAAGACTGAGGCCGGTTTGTCCAG ggaagaggcagaggaactacACAAATACGTGGACGAATTAAAAAGAGCCTTGGTTGAGGAGGACCAAGAAAGAGTCCCCAAAGAGCAGCTGGACAGGAGGAGGTTTCTGATTAAGTTTCCTCGGGTGAAACGGCAGCTGGAGGAGTTCGTAGGCAAGTTCCACAAGCTCGCAGACGAGGTTGACAAGGTGCATAAGGGATGTACCATCTCCAACCTGATGGCCCACAGCACCGGTGCTGTGTCTAGTATTCTGACCATTGTTGGCCTGGCTCTGGCACCCGTGACAGCGGGGGCCAGTGTGGCGCTCTTGGCCACTGGGATAGGGCTGGGAGCAGCAGCGGCTGTGACCCAAGTGTCCACCACTATCATCAAACATGTGAAGAGGTCATCAGCAGAAACCGAAGCCAGTCACATGATGTCAAGTGTCGTCAAGAAATGGAAGGTTCTCCTAGAGGTACTCAAGAGCAACCCCCACATTATTGACACAACAGAGAAAGTCACAGAAGCTGTGCAATGCATTGAAATGAACATCTATGCCATGGAGACAGGCAAAGCCAACCCTGGCTCTGCAGCCAATGCAAACATCTACATGAGACCTGGGAGGATCTCAGGCCCAGCCATTCAGCAGATAGAGGGAGGTTTCAGAGCGACAGCTTTAACAATTACCAAAGGAGTCCAGATCGCGGGCTTGGCCACTGCAGGGATTTTCCTTCTGGTGGATGTGGGCTTGCTGGTGAAGGAGTCAAAGCACTTGCACGATGGTGCCAAGACAGTAGCAGCTGAAAGCCTTAGGCAGCGGACATGGGAGTTGGAGAGGAAGTTGGAGGAGCTCACCCAGATCTATGAGAATCTGCAGGAGGACCTGATTTAG